A window from Citrus sinensis cultivar Valencia sweet orange chromosome 5, DVS_A1.0, whole genome shotgun sequence encodes these proteins:
- the LOC102621460 gene encoding MADS-box protein JOINTLESS — protein sequence MAREKIKIRKIDNITARQVTFSKRRRGLFKKAEELSVLCDAEVGVIIFSATGKLFESSSSSMKDIIARYNMHSSNISKLNHPSLELQLENSKYLSLSREIADKSRQLRQMRGEDLHGLTIEELQHLETMLEQGLSRVLQTKGDRIMNEISTLERKGAKLLEENKNLKQKVASSCKGKRVVLVDSDIAIQEEGMSSESVNNVCSCSSGPPPEDDSSDTSLKLGLPYSS from the exons ATGGCGAGAGAGAAGATCAAGATCAGGAAGATTGATAACATAACAGCGAGACAAGTGACTTTCTCAAAGAGAAGACGAGGCCTTTTCAAGAAAGCAGAAGAGCTTTCTGTTCTTTGTGATGCTGAGGTTGGAGTCATCATTTTCTCTGCTACTGGCAAGCTCTTTGAGTCCTCCAGCTCcag CATGAAGGACATAATTGCAAGGTACAACATGCATTCAAGTAACATCAGCAAATTGAATCATCCATCTCTTGAACTGCAG TTGGAGAATAGCAAGTATCTCAGTTTGAGCAGGGAAATTGCTGATAAGAGCCGTCAACTAag GCAGATGAGAGGAGAGGATCTTCATGGATTGACTATTGAGGAACTCCAGCACCTTGAAACAATGCTTGAACAGGGACTTAGCCGTGTGCTCCAGACAAAG GGTGACCGGATTATGAATGAGATCTCTACACTTGAAAGGAAG GGAGCTAAGCTGCTGGAGGAGAACAAGAATCTAAAGCAGAAG GTGGCCTCCTCGTGCAAGGGAAAAAGAGTTGTTTTAGTGGATTCAGATATTGCTATCCAAGAAGAAGGCATGTCATCAGAATCTGTAAACAACGTCTGCAGCTGCAGCAGTGGCCCTCCTCCTGAGGATGATAGTTCTGATACTTCTCTCAAATTAGG GCTTCCCTACTCCAGCTGA